The Camelina sativa cultivar DH55 chromosome 16, Cs, whole genome shotgun sequence sequence GGCAGTGAAGGTAAGTAAAGTATACAATGAGAGTTAAGAAAAAGTGTTCGTAATTAGCCATTCCGGTTGTTTGAACTTTGGTGTGTTATATGCTATTCATTTGAGCGACGAGGTGTTTCTGTAGTATTTTTGGAGAGACTCGATCTCAGGAAGAATAATAATGAGGAATTAAGAAACACGATTCACATGCAACAGGCTCATTACATTCCAAACGAAGATCATTCAATTATATTAGATCACAAATAAGGTCGAAAAAAGAATAACTAGCAGAGCTTTACAATTACAAACCATCAGGCAAAGAAAAGTGCCCACAACACAAAATTAAGTCATAGAAAAGAAATCCACATCCATCATTATCATCCTAGTGTAATAATAACttgatataaaaaataagaaatattaaaggaaaagagaaaagaaaaagaaaacactacCGTAAATCACCAACCGAAGGAATCATCATTAGTAGAGAGCGAAAAGCCACCAACCAAGAACACATTTCAGATTTCATGAAAAATATTGATGAAGCCGAAGTGGAACAGTGAGATTTTCGTCTACCAATCGTGGAAGTTTGAAAAGAAAGACTTACTACTACCGCATCAGACAGGAATTGCATCTACGTTGGACGAATCTTCGCATCTCAATACAATTCCTTCAAGACTTGCAGGGAATGTGCATTTACTCCATTGCCAACCAGCTGCTAATGGTTCTGTCGTTGGAACTATCATCAACACGTTATCGTTTCTCTGAACCACTCCAATCACACTTACTGTGCTTCCTTCTTTGATATACCTGCAAGCGGAAGAAGCATCACAGAGACCAACATAATTTTTAGCAACTCTGTTAAGCTTTTATCATTCTTTTCATCAAGTTGTGGTTTCATACCCTTCTTTAAGCCGCATTATTTGATCATCATTGGCTAGATTCCTTTTACCCAAACACCTTACAAAGTCTGGAGAGGCTTGCTCGCTTCCTGGCTTAAAATCGATGACAACAGAATCATCGACGAGAGGTGTTACCTTTGCACCGTTTCCGGTTTTGACCAATGCTCTGAGCCCAGATTGGAAATCAGAAATGTAGAAGTCTACCACATGCCTCTGCAATGTATTGTAGGTGCATCGTTTATGCATTTAGAGACAGTTCAGTGATTTTACGCTGAAAGAGAACATTTTTTCGTGAAATTAAATATCATCAGGCCCCTACTAACCTCTGCTGATCTCAGAACCCATGTGAAACGACGATGTGAAGCACCGGCTGGCTTTGAACCCATCCACGGTACTCATATAGACAAGTAGACGTGTAAACACATCTGGGAACTCTATGGAAGGATGATTCAAGAGGAACATTACCACAGGTGACaacctttttaattaaaaataaataaaagaatcagTGTTATAAACATAGTAGGGATAGCAAAACCATGGAAGGAAgaacaaataatatttcatcatttcCCATGACNNNNNNNNNNNNNNNNNNNNNNNNNNNNNNNNNNNNNNNNNNNNNNNNNNNNNNNNNNNNNNNNNNNNNNNNNNNNNNNNNNNNNNNNNNNNNNNNNNNNNNNNNNNNNNNNNNNNNNNNNNNNNNNNNNNNNNNNNNNNNNNNNNNNNNNNNNNNNNNNNNNNNNNNNNNNNNNNNNNNNNNNNNNNNNNNNNNNNNNNNNNNNNNNNNNNNNNNNNNNNNNNNNNNNNNNNNNNNNNNNNNNNNNNNNNNNNNNNNNNNNNNNNNNNNNNNNNNNNNNNNNNNNNNNNNNNNNNNNNNNNNNNNNNNNNNNNNNNNNNNNNNNNNNNNNNNNNNNNNNNNNNNNNNNNNNNNNNNNNNNNNNNNNNNNNNNNNNNNNNNNNNNNNNNNNNNNNNNNNNNNNNNNNNNNNNNNNNNNNNNNNNNNNNNNNNNNNNNNNNNNNNNNNNNNNNNNNNNNNNNNNNNNNNNNNNNNNNNNNNNNNNNNNNNNNNNNNNNNNNNNNNNNNNNNNNNNNNNNNNNNNNNNNNNNNNNNNNNNNNNNNNNNNNNNNNNNNNNNNNNNNNNNNNNNNNNNNNNNNNNNNNNNNNNNNNNNNNNNNNNNNNNNNNNNNNNNNNNNNNNNNNNNNNNNNNNNNNNNNNNNNNNNNNNNNNNNNNNNNNNNNNNNNNNNNNNNNNNNNNNNNNNNNNNNNNNNNNNNNNNNNNNNNNNNNNNNNNNNaattaaaaataaataaaagaatcagTGTTATAAACATAGTAGGGATAGCAAAACCATGGAAGGAAgaacaaataatatttcatcatttcCCATGACAATGCAGCAGCAAAGACTAAATGCACAAAACCAGTAATTTTTGGGTTAGAGACTTACCCCAGTGACCTTCACGTATTGACCATTTTTGGCAGTTCTAAGATCAGCATCAGGATAACGACCGATGAAATCTATGATACCACGTCTTTCACAAGAAATATTCCAAATGAAAAGTGCAGCAATAACTGTGAACAAGACCGCCACAACAATGAGGAGAACTGCATTGTGAACTGCTCCAAGAATGAAGCCTCCAGCAAGGAATCCCATTACAAATATAAGTATCACCAGCCACAGCACAGGCTTGGGGAAGCTCTCATGCAGGAAAAGTCATCTTCTGGACCAAGGGTAGTTACTGCCTGGTTGTGGACAACGGAAGTCATATTTGTCTTCATCGAACCAGAAATTTTCCTGGGAGCCCCAGATGAATTTAAAGGGCCCGAGGTAATTGGCCCAGATGTTATGAGACCTGTAGTTGGGAGTATAGGAATAGGGCCGGAATTTTGCCTTGTTACACCACCTGATTGCGGACCAGAGGATTTCTTTGATGGCTCCCCGTGCTTAGACAAAGGcccagaatttgttttcttcattgaaTTTGAGCCAGCAGAAGCCAAAGAGCCAGACATACGACCGGTTGCATTAGGAACTGGACCTGATTGCGCACCACTTCTTGAAGAAGTTCCAGTTAAGGGGCCAGACTTCCTTGACTTAGTCCCATCTGTCGGAATGTCAAACATCTTCCCAATTCTCCTGATTTCTTGATATCACCCCCGGTGTATGGCATGGCTACTGAGCTCATTGTTGGAGGCTTTTCTTTGGGTTGCTCTGGCCGACCAGACACAAAGAGCCCATTGCTAAGCTGGTGAGATGCGTATCTTGAACCcatataaaatttctttttttcttcaggaAACCTCAAACTGGCTAGAGACTAGATTAGCACCACAAACAATGTACTGAAACGTGAGGATATCAAATCCCTGCGAGAACAAAACAGGAACCCATTCCTATTAGTAAACATGTACTCTCAGAACTTGTGATACACTAATATCACTCGAGATCTACAAAAGTAATTGCTCAACTATTTCCACTAACTTccaaaaaaaaggaaccaaATAGTGTCCAAAAAGCcaggaaaaaatcaaaaccctaatcacaaACTCTATTAGCCTGATCCCTGAAACACAGCGAGATCTCTGGGATTTAAAAGCAATTTCCATCTCATACACGATTGAGCAGAAATCGAACTCAGATCGTCTAACGAAATCCCCAAATCACAAAAGAGATTGAACCAGTAccaaaaccccaaaaatgaAGTAGATGATCgaagacaagagaaaaaaaCCCAATCTGAGAAAACGGAACGAATAAGACGTCGATTCGCACCTGAGAGAGTGTGTACTGTAATAAGCTTCCGgcgagaaagaaaaacaatcaagGAAAATAGTTGGAGCTGTGGGAGTGACAGTAGAAGACGAAACGGAAGCAACACTCAAGTAGCAGCTGAGATCCCATATCCGTAGCTcactctctcacactctctctatCTCCGTCGTGTGGATCCCGATCGAGATCTCTTGGAGCCGCGCAACAGTTGGTGCGTTgtctcaatctcactctctctctctcctcttccccacttttttctctcaaagcggtggagattttttttttttttgttgttgggaCAACCAAccgaggaaaaagaaaaagaagagaacacactttttttttttttttttccttccctGTCAAAATTTCATTGGTAAGAGTTTCGGTAGTTCTATCTGAATGTGTTAAAAAGTAAGGGTGTATACTGTAATTATTATCAACATGAAGCCTTTTCTTATCAATTATCATATCTTAGCTACCAATTATGTTAATAAACGagtgaaaaaagaaatgaaattgcCTAAGACTATCCTCATCGGCACAATTATGTTGTTTCTTAGTTTGTTTCTTAGGGgtagataatattaattattgaaaCCTAAGCTAAGAAATGCAAGATTCGTTTCTTATTTTAGGATTGCAAGAAACGTCTCTTGCTGGACAAGTGTCACAAAATCAGTGGGTCGAGTTTTATTTGGGACGAaggggtttaattttttttttcatctctctttcactttccttttttctcttttctctctctctctctctctctctcgagactTTTCGCGATTTCAGCttgaatctcttcttccttcgaTTCCGGAAACTGATTGCTTCTCTTCCAGTTGATTCCCACGGCTATTGGACTAGGATTTGGCCGCGATTTGGTTCCGGTGAAGCAGGGGGCATGTGATTCCGGTGGTGAGCGATCCGTCGAAACCCTAATATTTGGGGAAGATTCAAGCCATTCGATTTGTTCAGGTAATTGTTCTTGCATGTCTAGTaattgttatttgtttatttgaaaattgtctcaattttaatttaattatgtctttTGTTTGTGAGACAATTTCGGTTGATCTGGGAAACTTAGATTAATTTTCGGTGAAGTGTTTGTAACACTTCTTAATCTCCTCATCTTATTATTCACTGATGAAGTTGTTGTTGGTGAATTTTGATTAATCTCTTTGTTAGATTCTCATAATAGGTTGAATTGGGTTTGTGTATCTGAAACCGATTGAATCAAAGTTTCTTCCTTTACGTTTTGGATGCCAAGGAGTTTTTCCCTTCTTACTACAACCCTAAGAAGAACAATCAGGTTGGGAAACCTAATCAATTTCTCTCTGCTGACGATTTTGCTACAGCCAAGAAGCAATCAGGTGAAGAATTTGAATCTGATGCCAAGAAGGATGATAATACCAGGAAGGTAAAAATAATTCTGTTTGTTGTTAAAGCTTTAAACTTTGGTTAAATGTGCTTGCTTTATATTCTGttttattgatgtttttgttattacagagaagaaacaattaTAGCCAAGGGAGGAGGAGGTTGACTGGGAGGATTTCTAAGGCTCAAAGATAGGATAGTATTAGAAGAACAGTGTATGTTTCTGACATTGACCAGAGTGTAAGTTTTTATTAGTACTCTCTGTTAAGGTTGTGTGGAACGGATTCTAGTTAAGTTGCATCAATGTATAACAAATCTGTTTTGTGATTTTAGGTGACTGAGGAGGGTCTTGCTGCCTTGTTTAGTAACTGTGGACAAGTAagctttaaattaatgtttgttatatatctttcaacttaaaatatagtattttttaggTTGTGTGACAAAAAGCTCTATAGGGATACTGATCAGAAGTTATACTAATcattttggtttcagttttgagttttgaattttacTTTGGATATCTACTGTGTTTTGGTTAATTCAGTCAGAAGATGAAAGGGAGATGTGCACAAGGACAATCTACTGCACAAATATCGACAAGAAGGTAAATGCTGAACTATCTACATAGAATgtatacataattttattactGTCTCctgtttaaagattttttccTACGAGTGCAGGTTTCTCAAGCTGATGTGAGAACCTTCTTTGAGTCTGCATGTGGTGAGGTCAGAACAGAACCTATACTacctcatctctctctcttatttgtATAATTAACCTGAAATTTTCTTCTAAGGAGTGAATGTGATGATTAACTTGTTAGATTCTCATAATAGGTTGAATTGGGTTTGTGTATCTGAAACCGATTGAATCAACTCTTTTCTCTCCTATCACATTGTAAGTTGGTTGTTGGTTGTTGTGTCTTTAATGAATCTTTACACAGTTGGTATTAGTTAAGACTCATGTACTTGTAGTTATGCTTTAATGGATGTCATGTCTTTACATAGTTACTAAAaccatttcttgtttcttgttttgtgagTTTCTTTTAGTTGAGCTCAAACCAATCACAATTAAGGCGACAAGGAAACAACATTTCAACCAAATCTCCGAAAGAGGTAAATATACACCTAACttgtttatatttaaattgattgctttgtttgtttggtagttTCTTTTTTCGGATAGTGAGTTATAGCATGTCATATCAGATTTGTGCTCCTATGTGTACTTCTTTGTGACTAGGTAGTAATTATTCTTAATTGGTGGTTGTTCTTTCATTAATGGAAGTGACTAGGTTGTGTATTCATTGTGTGTTTGGTGTCGAGAATTAATTGTAACTCCAATATGCTTCACTTTAAAAACTAAGCTTTTCTTGATCTTAAACCACAAACCCGAGTATCTTCCAACCATAAACCATTCTTCGTTTCTACACCTCTCAAGCATAAAccactcttcttttcttctttgctacTATGGAGTCAGACCATGAGCTAAACCAGTCCACAAATTTTGTGGGACTTATGAATAGTCAAACCATTTCTTTTGATTCCCTCTACCCAAATATACCTACTCTGTCGTCTCCACTTCCTCTCTTTAGTTCCCAAGTCAGTTCCGCAGCTTCCCCAAGTGAAGACACAACACCTTCCCCAAGTCAGTTCCGTAGGGAGAGAAGGAAATGGACACCTTCTGATGACCGGATTCTCATTAGCGGGTGGTTAAACACCAGCAAGGATGCTGTGAAAGGCAATGATCAGAAGGGCAAGACCTTCTGGAATAGGGTTGCTAAGTATTTTTCAGATAGTCCTCTTTCTGATGGCAATGAGAAGATAGGGCCAGTTCAGTGTAAACAGAGATGGTCTAAGATCCAAGATACGGTGGGGAAGTTTTGTGGAACATATGCTGCTGCGGTAAGGGCTAAAACTAGTGGTCAGAATGAAGATGATATACTGAGGACAGCATATGATATGTACTATAACATTTATCAGAAAAAATTCGTTCTTGAGCATTGTTGGTTAGAGTTACGCTACGACCAGAAATGGTGTGAGAGTGTTAATGGTAAAGCACCTGAAGTAACCAACAGGAAAAGACTCTTTGATGATCCTACACAAGCTTCAGCTTCTCAGACCGGCGGTAATATAGATGAGCCAACAAACACAAGGCCTATTGGCAGAGACGCAAGTAAGGCCAAACAGAGGAAGACTCATACAGAAGCGAAAGAAGAGAAGGCTTTGAAGGAGTACCAAGGCATGTGGGAAATCAAGAGGGAAGAATTGCTGCTGAAAGAGAGATTGTCAAAAATGCAAATTCTTGACAGTTTGCTGGCCAAAACTGGACCGCTTACTCCGAAAGAAGAAGCTATGAAAGAGAAGCTGCTTGACTTAGTGGATGATTAGTATTGTTGAGTCTTGTTGAGTCTTGTTGTGTCTTCTTGAGTCTTGTTGTGTCTTGTTGTgtctttgatatataaaataattttgaatattttaagatattaattattattttactatatttattattaagaaaCCCTTAAATTTGGTTCtaccaataatcaacaaaattttccttaACTCTTAGcaaagtttcttctcttttttttcttattaaatatgCCTTAAGAAACAACTAAGAAACTAAACCAATGAGGATAGTCTAATGTCTCTTTTCTCCTTATCCGTTGGTTaaaaaaagagtagaaaaaAGGGAACAACCAAACCCATcatctttttgttctttctcctaATCTCTCTGCAATGGCTCGATCTTTCTCtccttcactttctctctctcggtgCCGTTTCGTCGCATCTTCTCTTCTCCCTTCATCTCAAACCGTATTTTTCCGATCTCAATCCTCGAATCGACGGTCAAACCGCAGAGGTGAGCTCTACGAGATCGATACCGCCGCATCGTCGCAGTCGCAATCGGATCCTCTTCTCCATAAGTTGGAAGATGCTGTCCACCGGATAATGGTACGCCGATCCGCTCCGGATTGGCTCCCTTTTGTTCCCGGTGCTTCTTATTGGGTTCCACCTCCTAGATCCCAGACTCATGGGATCGCTAAGCTCGTTGAGAAGCTGGCCAATCCTATCTCTGATGAAGAATCTATTTCTCTCTCATCGGTTCGAGGATGGCCTTCCTCTGATTACTTCATCAAAggttctttttatattattacttgTCTGATCGTATGTGCTTTGTTGTTGATGAATCTGAATCTGATTCGTGGTTTTATAAAAGCTTTGGTTTTTACATACCAAGAATCCAACTTTTTTTGCGGTATCTATTATCTGCATTGGCATTGTAACATTTTAGGTACATTTAGGCTTATCGTTATTGTTGAAAGTTATTACTGGTTTCGATTTCACTGATGGAAGTTGGTTACCACCATCAATAATAACATAGAGAGTCTTTTCGATAGGTATTGTGGTGATCATGGGacaagtttcttcttttatggTTGAGAAGTTGAATTGTAGTGTTAGTTGTCTTGTTGCGATGCTTATTGTCGAATAACTTACTCAGTTTGAATTATCTTTTAGatatttcatatttgcattACTTCAGTGGCGTGGTcttaaagatgttttttttttttttttggggtacaATGTTTCTTGAATGTTTTGGTCTTTTGAGCCTCTCTTAAAACCTGATCTGCCTCTGTTTTTAATTACAGGCGTACAGCCTCAATCAATGGAAACGGAGGTGGCTTCAAATACTGCATCTCACTCTGAGGACGAGGAAGGGTAGACCCCATAACTCGTCGAACCAGTGTTTGGGTAAGAGatgaaacaaatatcaaaactttGCGGGCTCTTCAAGAtttgtagattttaaaaaataggaaTCATTGAAGATTCGAATCACCAAGAGCAGCTGCAAAGACGTGACatggtttagagtttagactcTTTGATAGGGTAGAGTAAGCAAACCTTTTACAGACTGATCAGATCCTATCCAGTTCTGAAAATGTAAATTCAAATAAGAAAAGGTGTTGTGGCTTAGCCCTG is a genomic window containing:
- the LOC104754020 gene encoding glutathione S-transferase T3-like, with the protein product MESDHELNQSTNFVGLMNSQTISFDSLYPNIPTLSSPLPLFSSQVSSAASPSEDTTPSPSQFRRERRKWTPSDDRILISGWLNTSKDAVKGNDQKGKTFWNRVAKYFSDSPLSDGNEKIGPVQCKQRWSKIQDTVGKFCGTYAAAVRAKTSGQNEDDILRTAYDMYYNIYQKKFVLEHCWLELRYDQKWCESVNGKAPEVTNRKRLFDDPTQASASQTGGNIDEPTNTRPIGRDASKAKQRKTHTEAKEEKALKEYQGMWEIKREELLLKERLSKMQILDSLLAKTGPLTPKEEAMKEKLLDLVDD
- the LOC104752310 gene encoding uncharacterized protein LOC104752310 yields the protein MARSFSPSLSLSRCRFVASSLLPSSQTVFFRSQSSNRRSNRRGELYEIDTAASSQSQSDPLLHKLEDAVHRIMVRRSAPDWLPFVPGASYWVPPPRSQTHGIAKLVEKLANPISDEESISLSSVRGWPSSDYFIKGVQPQSMETEVASNTASHSEDEEG